Proteins found in one Halococcus hamelinensis 100A6 genomic segment:
- a CDS encoding DUF5811 family protein, producing MTGNTPYAGQPTDTDPGRRANADVPELSPEQRRTLQAGLDTVVARTREYLPDEYVVGAQIVAGSDGPEGTVAVQPPIGHPVSAGLPADSDLDEGLDDDDRDEVARGLAASAALQVKQAVSDAIVPVAR from the coding sequence ATGACCGGCAACACGCCATACGCGGGACAACCGACCGACACCGACCCCGGACGGCGCGCGAACGCCGACGTGCCGGAGCTCTCGCCCGAGCAACGCCGGACGCTCCAGGCGGGCCTCGACACCGTGGTCGCCCGCACCCGGGAGTACCTCCCCGACGAGTACGTCGTCGGCGCGCAGATCGTCGCCGGGAGCGACGGCCCCGAGGGAACCGTCGCGGTCCAGCCGCCCATCGGCCACCCCGTCAGCGCGGGCCTCCCGGCCGACAGCGACCTCGACGAGGGGCTCGACGACGACGACCGCGACGAGGTCGCACGCGGGCTCGCCGCGAGCGCCGCCCTCCAGGTGAAACAGGCCGTCTCGGACGCCATCGTTCCAGTCGCGCGGTAA